Proteins co-encoded in one Nostoc sp. MS1 genomic window:
- a CDS encoding RNA-guided endonuclease InsQ/TnpB family protein — MQAEKIDKMLEMLRCQYNYLLAQRFEWYEMNRCPIDRCPLICHLPELKEQPNYYNQKASLTQLKISRPWYKEIYSQVLQEVPKKVELAFDRWLKGDVNRKKSGKPRFKGKGQYKTFTYAQFKHHHFVNNKITLSKIGEVKVIVHRPIPDGFDIKTVSVTKKSDGYYVTLSLDDKTVTTVKPDFNPANIVGIDVGLIDFYVASDGNRIAAPKHLRKAERKLKSAQRKVSRRKKGSNRCKKAIQKLGKQHKKVADSRKDFHFKTAKLLLDKYDIVAVEKLNVKGLVKTRLAKSIHDAGWSQFVTILSNKAENAGLRVIVVNPNGTSQECSSCGHKVKKLLSQRMHNCPNCYTSLCRDLNAAINIKNRGTHGLKAQLMSSREESLRSPHSP, encoded by the coding sequence TTGCAAGCAGAAAAAATTGACAAGATGCTGGAAATGCTACGCTGTCAGTACAATTATCTCCTTGCTCAAAGATTTGAATGGTATGAAATGAATCGCTGTCCAATTGATAGATGTCCGTTAATCTGTCACCTACCAGAATTAAAAGAGCAACCCAACTACTACAACCAGAAAGCATCTCTTACTCAACTCAAAATAAGTAGACCTTGGTACAAAGAGATTTACTCACAGGTGCTACAGGAAGTTCCAAAAAAAGTTGAATTGGCTTTTGATAGATGGTTAAAAGGTGATGTTAATAGGAAAAAGTCTGGTAAACCTAGATTCAAGGGAAAAGGGCAATATAAAACTTTTACTTACGCCCAATTCAAACACCATCACTTCGTTAACAACAAAATCACGTTGTCAAAAATTGGGGAAGTTAAGGTAATTGTTCATCGTCCAATACCTGATGGATTTGATATTAAAACCGTATCTGTTACCAAGAAATCTGATGGTTATTATGTTACCCTGAGCCTTGACGACAAAACAGTTACAACTGTTAAGCCTGATTTCAATCCTGCAAACATTGTTGGTATTGATGTTGGCTTAATTGATTTCTATGTTGCCTCAGACGGTAATAGAATTGCTGCACCAAAACATCTACGGAAAGCTGAACGTAAATTAAAATCGGCACAGCGTAAAGTATCCAGACGTAAAAAAGGTTCTAATCGCTGTAAAAAAGCTATTCAAAAACTAGGTAAACAGCACAAAAAAGTTGCTGATAGTCGCAAAGATTTTCATTTTAAAACAGCAAAACTATTACTTGATAAGTACGATATCGTAGCTGTAGAAAAGTTGAATGTCAAGGGATTAGTTAAAACAAGATTGGCTAAAAGCATTCATGATGCTGGGTGGAGTCAATTTGTAACTATACTTTCAAACAAAGCCGAAAACGCTGGTTTGAGAGTAATAGTTGTAAATCCAAACGGTACTAGCCAAGAATGTTCTAGCTGTGGTCACAAAGTCAAAAAGCTGTTATCTCAAAGAATGCACAATTGTCCTAATTGTTATACAAGTTTGTGCAGGGATTTAAATGCCGCTATCAACATAAAGAACCGTGGGACGCACGGTCTTAAAGCTCAATTAATGTCTTCGCGCGAAGAGTCATTGAGAAGCCCACACTCACCCTGA
- a CDS encoding DUF3854 domain-containing protein, protein MNLETHHLQEWLNSGVDEELILLNVRSLLGEEIYEYLLYALPQTARRNDGRLRDGYLRLYAHITRVWWVSGLDPLNDWQPMDWGRAKPDCPRLEWEGERSRGSGGEFTSDLPSSSKPIKYESPPKTPNRVTYFRVPLHIWQLISLRYDVPMPENIVITQEGEALGFWAWVMAHPEIPIILTEGEKKAACLLSLGYAAIALPGIWNGRVGKEDFERLHPDLVPMAQPGRKFIILFDYETKPKTQLQVFQATRRTAHVIQDTGCECAIALLPGPEKGIDDWVVALGKKADKAVSAMIADALTLQEYHQRFFYKKPRGLHKYKPNVTVNTRYLSQVIGSLPQSGLVGLASDMGTGKTELMSIVRRDNPDLSFLNNGHRVSLLKNLSDRLLTAMYSAIACGDWATVQALSITVDSLYKMANDLRAYDVIFIDEACQYLAHLLQSKTCKEHRGLILEVLEYLVYNAKLVVLADAHLDDLTIDFFRAMRPEGEKPYIIKNEYRSGDRQVYWYEGEDSSAIVAQIHLQLMLGLKPIVVSDSKRFIKKLERALNEIEQQRRRGKKKKLAW, encoded by the coding sequence ATGAATCTCGAAACTCATCATCTGCAAGAATGGCTCAATAGTGGCGTTGATGAAGAATTGATTTTGCTGAATGTGCGATCGCTCTTAGGAGAAGAAATATACGAATATTTACTATACGCGCTACCCCAAACCGCCCGACGCAATGACGGACGACTACGAGATGGTTATTTACGACTATACGCCCACATTACCAGAGTATGGTGGGTCAGTGGACTTGACCCGCTCAACGACTGGCAACCGATGGACTGGGGACGGGCAAAGCCAGATTGTCCGCGACTGGAATGGGAGGGGGAAAGGAGTAGAGGATCTGGGGGAGAATTTACAAGCGACCTTCCCTCGTCCTCTAAGCCCATAAAATACGAGTCCCCACCCAAAACACCTAACCGCGTCACATATTTCCGTGTTCCCTTGCATATCTGGCAGTTAATATCTCTGCGCTATGACGTGCCGATGCCAGAGAACATCGTGATTACCCAAGAAGGTGAAGCATTGGGCTTTTGGGCTTGGGTGATGGCACACCCGGAAATTCCAATTATTCTTACCGAGGGTGAGAAGAAGGCGGCTTGTTTATTATCTCTGGGGTATGCTGCGATCGCACTTCCCGGTATCTGGAATGGCCGTGTCGGCAAGGAAGACTTTGAGCGCTTGCATCCCGACCTAGTACCAATGGCTCAACCGGGTCGTAAATTCATCATCCTGTTTGACTACGAGACTAAACCCAAAACCCAACTACAAGTCTTTCAAGCCACACGTCGTACAGCCCATGTTATCCAAGACACTGGTTGTGAGTGTGCTATTGCTCTATTGCCAGGGCCAGAAAAAGGCATCGATGACTGGGTGGTAGCGTTAGGTAAAAAAGCAGACAAGGCTGTATCAGCGATGATTGCTGATGCTCTCACCCTCCAAGAATATCATCAGAGGTTTTTCTATAAAAAGCCTAGAGGGTTGCATAAGTATAAGCCCAATGTCACCGTTAATACTCGTTACCTCTCCCAAGTAATTGGCTCTTTACCCCAGTCCGGGTTAGTAGGTCTAGCCTCAGATATGGGGACGGGCAAAACCGAGCTTATGTCTATCGTCCGAAGAGATAACCCAGACTTGAGCTTTTTGAACAATGGGCATCGGGTGAGCTTGCTGAAAAACCTCAGCGATCGCCTGCTTACTGCTATGTATTCAGCGATCGCTTGCGGCGATTGGGCAACAGTCCAGGCTCTCAGCATCACCGTAGACTCATTGTATAAGATGGCGAATGATTTACGGGCTTATGATGTCATCTTTATAGATGAAGCATGTCAGTATCTCGCCCATTTGCTCCAGTCGAAAACCTGTAAAGAACACCGTGGGCTTATCCTCGAAGTGTTGGAGTATCTGGTGTACAATGCCAAGCTTGTTGTTTTGGCTGATGCTCATTTAGACGATTTGACCATTGACTTCTTCAGAGCGATGCGACCAGAAGGCGAGAAGCCCTACATTATCAAGAATGAATATCGCTCAGGCGATCGCCAAGTCTACTGGTACGAGGGCGAAGACAGCAGCGCCATCGTTGCTCAAATTCATCTTCAGTTGATGCTTGGTCTGAAGCCGATTGTCGTCAGCGATAGTAAACGATTCATCAAAAAATTAGAACGCGCTTTGAATGAAATAGAACAGCAAAGACGGAGGGGTAAGAAGAAAAAGCTAGCGTGGTAA
- a CDS encoding transposase (programmed frameshift), producing MWNEYNNPRHIRTLNGVVELQLKIRRCQNKSCFLYKKVYRPEQEGSLALPQNEFGLDVIAYIGALRYQEHRSVPQIHAHLELKGICISQRTVTHLIDRYDELLSLWLKDHTRLKAIMANQGRVILAIDGMQPEIGHEVLWVIRDCLSGEILLAKTLLSSRNEDLVTLLLEVTNSLNVPIDGVVSDGQQSIRKAVGLALPSIAHGLCHYHYLKEAIKPIYEADRHAKKELKKKVRGLREIERSVTNEDQDLVTIIEDYCSAVRSSITNDGHPPLEASGLKLQENLTLIEQSLERMEKRSALPPPLVNLKHLLAKGLSATASLFSPVRVAYGWVDKASNILNNKIGLDAAGVKQSYQQLLTQMSQQKQKAGTLNTAIDNFIKTTNNYWSGLFHCYEIEDFPRTNNDLEHAFGMLRHHQRRCTGRKVAPSSLVIRGSVKLACAIATKLRSFTASDLAQVDIVTWLELRSQLQKHHKARIEQYRFRRDPKGYLANLESRLL from the exons ATGTGGAATGAATACAATAATCCTCGACATATAAGAACGTTAAATGGGGTAGTAGAATTACAGCTAAAAATTCGTCGATGTCAAAATAAGTCATGTTTCTTGTACAAAAAAGTGTATCGACCAGAGCAAGAAGGTTCTTTAGCTCTACCACAAAACGAATTTGGTTTGGATGTGATTGCTTATATAGGAGCATTACGCTATCAGGAACATAGAAGCGTTCCCCAAATACACGCTCACCTTGAATTAAAAGGTATATGTATAAGTCAACGAACGGTCACGCACTTAATTGACAGATATGACGAGTTACTTTCTTTATGGTTAAAAGACCACACTAGGTTAAAAGCCATAATGGCTAATCAAGGACGGGTAATATTAGCGATCGACGGGATGCAGCCAGAAATTGGACATGAGGTATTATGGGTAATTCGAGATTGCTTATCTGGAGAAATCTTACTTGCTAAAACCTTATTATCATCAAGAAATGAAGATTTAGTGACGCTATTACTAGAAGTAACTAATAGCCTAAATGTACCAATTGATGGAGTTGTTAGTGATGGGCAACAATCAATTCGCAAAGCTGTTGGGTTAGCATTACCTAGTATTGCTCATGGTTTATGTCATTACCATTACCTGAAAGAAGCTATTAAACCCATATATGAGGCGGATAGACATGCAAAAAAGGAATTG AAAAAAAAAGTTAGAGGATTACGAGAAATTGAACGTAGTGTTACCAATGAAGATCAGGATTTGGTGACTATTATTGAAGATTATTGCTCGGCAGTCCGTAGTTCTATAACCAATGATGGTCATCCACCCTTAGAAGCATCAGGGTTAAAGTTACAAGAAAATTTGACTTTGATAGAACAAAGCTTAGAACGGATGGAAAAAAGAAGTGCTTTACCACCACCTTTAGTCAATCTAAAACACCTTCTAGCTAAGGGATTATCTGCGACTGCATCTTTATTTTCACCTGTGAGGGTTGCATATGGGTGGGTTGATAAAGCTAGTAATATTCTCAATAATAAAATAGGTCTTGATGCTGCTGGTGTCAAACAAAGTTATCAGCAACTGTTAACTCAAATGTCCCAACAAAAGCAGAAAGCTGGCACATTGAACACCGCAATCGATAACTTTATAAAAACCACCAATAACTACTGGTCTGGACTTTTTCATTGTTACGAAATTGAAGATTTTCCTAGAACTAATAATGACTTAGAACACGCTTTTGGTATGCTACGTCATCATCAACGTCGTTGTACTGGTCGTAAGGTTGCTCCCTCATCCCTTGTTATTCGTGGCTCTGTCAAACTTGCTTGTGCCATTGCTACTAAACTTCGTTCTTTTACCGCATCTGATTTAGCACAAGTTGATATCGTTACTTGGCTCGAATTACGCTCTCAATTGCAAAAACACCACAAAGCCAGAATTGAACAGTATCGATTTCGCCGAGACCCCAAGGGTTACTTGGCTAATTTAGAGAGTCGTCTTCTCTAG